The following coding sequences are from one Lagopus muta isolate bLagMut1 chromosome 33, bLagMut1 primary, whole genome shotgun sequence window:
- the LOC125686266 gene encoding T-cell surface glycoprotein CD1b-3-like, protein MWPHYLFLFLLLHETWAEAETSCPPPEELQFFQLFYTLLLDNISSTELTGTALLADVPIGVLDPHTWNLNICRPWVHEATAKSEVKKILSFSMVGIRNTIRFMHEMATKAGLDYPLVFQIHTGCKLYTNGTRWSFVNIGEGGRDLVTYDLSEERWVPRRSTLLAELMSNTLTDLRAVSGLLEHIFSTSLPDYILMLHKEGRTDLERRVPPIAVVFARTAGPAQLLLVCRVTSFYPRPITVTWLRDGRKVPPSPALSTSAVLPNADLTYQLRSTLLVSPRDGHSYTCRVQHCSLGDRSLLVLWENPSASSTIVVTITILFLTAIIIGAVWWWRHRKHAGSGRDSRALLI, encoded by the exons ATGTGGCCTCACtacctcttcctcttccttctcctccacgAGACATGGGCAGAAGCAGAAA CCTCATGCCCTCCCCCTGAAGAATTAcagtttttccagctcttctacACGTTGCTCTTGGATAACATCAGCTCCACAGAACTGACTGGGACGGCTCTGCTGGCAGATGTGCCCATAGGGGTGCTGGATCCGCACACCTGGAACTTAAACATCTGCCGGCCATGGGTCCACGAGGCCACGGCTAAGAGTGAAGTGAAGAAGATTCTGTCCTTCTCCATGGTCGGCATACGCAATACGATTCGGTTCATGCATGAGATGGCTACAAAGGCAGGGTTGGACT ACCCACTGGTTTTCCAGATCCACACAGGCTGCAAGCTTTACACCAACGGAACAAGATGGAGCTTTGTCAACATTGGGGAAGGTGGCAGAGACCTGGTGACATACGACCTGAGTGAGGAGCGCTGGGTTCCCCGGAGGTCCACCCTGCTGGCTGAGCTGATGAGCAACACTCTCACTGACCTCCGCGCCGTGTCGGGGCTCCTGGAGCACATCTTCTCCACCTCCTTGCCAGACTACATCCTCATGCTGCACAAGGAAGGGAGGACAGATCTGGAGAGACGAG tgcCACCCATCGCTGTGGTCTTCGCCCGCACGGCCGGCCCAGCGCAGCTCCTGCTGGTTTGCCGTGTCACCAGCTTCTACCCACGGCCCATCACCGTCACCTGGCTGCGGGACGGCAGAAAGGTGCCCCCGAGCCCGGCGCTGAGCACCAGCGCTGTGTTACCCAACGCCGACCTCACCTACCAGCTCCGCAGCACCCTGCTGGTGTCCCCCCGGGACGGGCACAGCTACACCTGCCgcgtgcagcactgcagcctgggtGACCGCAGCCTCCTCGTCCTCTGGG AAAACCCCAGTGCATCTTCCACCATCGTCGTCACCATCACCATCCTTTTCCTCACTGCCATCATCATTGGGGCAGTTTGGTGGTGGAGGCATAG GAAACACGCTGGGTCTGGAAGGGATTCCCGGGCACTCCTCATCTGA
- the LTB4R gene encoding leukotriene B4 receptor 1, whose amino-acid sequence MPPAMSTPPSNVTVSAIPNAALGLTLLSLAMVIGLPGNAFVLWSYIVTRRRSIPMVLVAHLALADVATLLTGPVYIQFLSSGRWNLGPAACRGCNYICAAAMYTSVFLIALLGLHRCLVVSRPSAAVLAGDRATQLAHGAAAVTWLVALVLATPSIAFRHVENGMCKRNHSSSAWLVTHNLLETGLGWAVPLVTVAVGYGLLLWRLRRTRLARRGRTLRLVAAVVVAFAVTWGPYHVGSLLEVVVELQSCSETLRKVAKAIRPPATALAFLSSALNPLLYACAGRGLCRTAGAALLPRLLEGSTASSSARRTVTHWARSSRGQREIGGKEVAREDVGMGDGRTVAEGTVTGDEGTVLESTEMGDSGRV is encoded by the exons AT GCCTCCTGCCATGTCCACACCTCCTTCCAATGTGACTGTCTCTGCAATCCCCAATGCAGCACTGGGACTGACCCTGCTGTCACTGGCAATGGTCATAGGGCTGCCAGGCAACGCGTTCGTGCTGTGGAGCTATATCGTCACCCGTCGCCGCAGCATCCCCATGGTGCTGGTTGCCCATCTGGCCCTGGCTGACGTGGCCACACTGCTCACTGGCCCTGTTTACATCCAATTCCTCAGCAGTGGCCGCTGGAACCTGGGCCCAGCCGCATGCCGTGGTTGCAACTACATCTGTGCAGCCGCCATGTACACCAGCGTCTTCCTCATTGCACTGCTCGGCCTGCATCGCTGCCTGGTGGTGTCCCGACcatcagctgcagtgctggcaggtgACCGTGCCACCCAGCTGGCCCACGGGGCTGCTGCCGTCACTTGGCTGGTGGCCTTGGTGCTGGCCACCCCTTCTATTGCTTTCCGGCACGTGGAGAACGGGATGTGCAAGCGGAACCACAGTTCCAGCGCTTGGCTGGTAACCCACAACCTGCTGGAgacagggctgggctgggctgtgccactGGTCACCGTGGCCGTTGGTTatgggctgctgctgtggcgGCTGCGGCGGACGCGATTGGCACGGCGGGGCCGCACGCTGCGGTTGGTGGCTGCCGTGGTGGTCGCCTTTGCCGTCACCTGGGGACCCTACCATGTCGGGAGCTTGTTGGAAGTGGtggtggagctgcagagctgcagtgagacTCTAAGAAAGGTTGCCAAGGCCATCCGGCCACCAGCCACTGCGCTGGCATTCCTCAGCAGTGCCCTAAATCCGCTGCTCTATGCCTGCGCCGGACGGGGACTGTGTCgcactgctggggctgcactCCTGCCCCGGCTCCTAGAGGGCTCCACAGCCTCCAGCAGTGCCCGTAGGACTGTCACCCATTGGGCCAGAAGCTCACGGGGACAGCGGGAGATTGGAGGCAAGGAGGTGGCCAGGGAGGACGTGGGGATGGGGGATGGGAGGACAGTGGCAGAGGGAACAGTGACAGGTGATGAGGGGACAGTGCTGGAAAGCACTGAGATGGGGGACAGTGGGAGGGTGTGA
- the LOC125686264 gene encoding antigen-presenting glycoprotein CD1d-like: MGQKESFQTHSLNTSAQLPAEGTSGTSPKPQHRTYWLLWPPSATSKARAALRSEQSLHHPAASVRSCTADTMQPHAILLLFFFPGTWAEPEGSHMLKLLHFATFQNSTSVPVGGLGLLGDVEIGSLDSRTGNIHYYRPWLRPSLPKGDWDVIESSIKSYVRDFSRLVQMYTTVPYPFVFQSSIGCELQSNGTIRTFLDIAYEGQNFLRFCLDKGTWDQMQHNQLAAIAEHLMMNASTLNEVIQVLLNNTCVDILRIFIQAGKADLERQVPPIAVVFARTAGPAQLLLVCRVTSFYPRPITVTWLQDGREVPPSPALSTGAVLPNADLTYQLRSTLLVSPRDGHSYTCRVQHCSLGDSSLLVPWEHSKQGLSAGLGAVLLLAAAAVAAGLVWRYRKRQRLDEERSIPLEEHRSAAQDGAAAGHYGGCGRGTPGEGRGHS; this comes from the exons ATGGGCCAGAAAGAATCCTTCCAGACCCATAGCCTGAATAcctcagcccagctccctgcagaggGCACCTCAGGGACCTCCCCAAAACCTCAGCACAGAACCTATTGGCTGCTGTGGCCACCCAGTGCCACCAGCAAGGCGAGAGCTGCCTTGAGAAGTGAGCAGTCCCTTCATCATCCTGCTGCAtctgtgaggagctgcactGCAGACACCATGCAGCCCCATGCCATCCTCCTTCTGTTCTTCTTCCCTGGGACCTGGGCAGAGCCAGAGG GCTCCCACATGCTCAAGCTTCTCCATTTCGCCACCTTCCAAAACAGCACCTCCGTGCCTGTGGGAGGACTGGGACTCTTGGGGGACGTGGAAATAGGGTCTCTGGACAGCCGCACTGGGAACATCCACTACTACCGGCCCTGGCTGCGCCCATCCCTGCCGAAAGGTGACTGGGATGTCATCGAGAGCTCCATCAAGTCATACGTGAGAGATTTCAGCAGGCTGGTGCAGATGTACACCACAGTGCCCT ACCCTTTTGTCTTCCAGTCCTCCATAGGCTGTGAGCTCCAGTCCAATGGGACCATCAGGACCTTCTTAGACATTGCTTACGAGGGCCAGAATTTCCTCCGTTTCTGCCTGGACAAAGGCACTTGGGATCAGATGCAACATAACCAGTTGGCAGCCATAGCTGAGCACCTGATGATGAACGCCAGCACTCTCAATGAGGTGATCCAAGTGCTCCTCAACAACACCTGTGTGGACATTCTGAGAATTTTCATCCAGGCTGGGAAAGCAGATCTGGAGAGACAAG tgccacccATCGCTGTGGTCTTCGCCCGCACGGCCGGCCCAGCGCAGCTCCTGCTGGTTTGCCGTGTCACCAGCTTCTACCCACGGCCCATCACCGTCACCTGGCTGCAGGACGGCAGAGAGGTGCCCCCGAGCCCGGCGCTGAGCACCGGCGCTGTGTTACCCAACGCCGACCTCACCTACCAGCTCCGCAGCACCCTGCTGGTGTCCCCCCGGGACGGGCACAGCTACACCTGCCgcgtgcagcactgcagcctgggtGACAGCAGCCTCCTCGTCCCCTGGG AGCACTCCAAGCAGGGGCTGAGCGCGGGGCTCGGGGCggtcctgctgctggctgcggCCGCCGTCGCCGCAGGGTTGGTGTGGAGATACAG GAAGCGGCAGCGCTTGGACGAGGAGCGCAGCATCCCTCTGGAGGAGCACCGGAGCGCAGCGCAGGATGGGGCAGCCGCGGGACACTACGGGGGCTGCGGCCGCGGAACGCCCGGTGAGGGGAGGGGGCACAGTTGA